The genomic window GATTTAAGTTAGATTTCAATGTAcgtttaaaaactaaatagaagttTGATTTAAGTTGGATTAAAATTAAGTGAAATGGAAGTTTGATTAAAGTtggattttaaaattaaatttttaaatgaaatggaAGTTTGATTTAAGTAAGATTTAAATAGAAATTCTCAACTAAATAGAAGTTTGATTTaagtttaattaaacattttaattaaatggaagtttgatttaagttagatttaaatgtacattttaaacaaaatagacgtttgatttaagttagatttaaattaaaattctaaactaagtagaagtttgatttaagttagatttaaattttaaaataaatggaagtttcatttaaattagatttaaatttaaatttcacATTAAATGGGAGGTTGATTTAAgttagatttaaattaaaataatcaacTAAATAGAAGTTTGATGTAAGTtagaattaaattttaaaattaatggaAGTTTGATTTAAGTTAGACTTAAATTTAAATTCTAAATAGAAGTTTGATTAAAATTAAGTGAAATGGAAGTTTGATTAAAGTTggattttaaatttaatttttaaatgaaatggaAGTTTGATTTAAGTTAGATTTAAATAGAAATTCTCAACTAAATAGAAGTTTGATTTAAGTTAGATTTAAATAGAAATTCTCAACTAAATAGAAGTTTGATTTAAGTtagatttaaatgtacatttgaaCTAATTAGAAGTTTGATTTAAGTTGAGTTTAAATTTAAAAGATTTGCTTTTAAAAGTAAAGTTAAATTCTTTCGTTTATCATCACGAATAACAGTAAACAACACTTTTTGAAAGTATTTGTTAATCTAggttaatgttaaaatataaatgcGCCATTGTTAATTCATGGTCATTCATATTGAACTAAAATTAATTTTACAATTTGAAATGTTAAACTAGTATATGTAAGCAATTAGCATGAACCTAGATTAGTAAATgcagtaaaaatattatttgttgtaCTTTCAAGTATATTTCTGTGCATTAACTGATGTTAAAGTATATAATTGAGTGAAAAGTTTTGCCCACATGACCCTATATGATAAaggaaaatgttttgtttttaatcttaataataaaaattattgtaatatacAATTACATTTAATTCAGTACTCAATTTAAtgaaatattaatgcaatataatcaaaacaaaataaatcttatttgtttatattatattgtttgtACATATATCTTTTTATCTAAATGTAATCCCAATAATCACACAATTGATCAATTTTCTTATTTGTTTTCATTGTGTGTACAGttctgtatgattttttttatatcagtaaataacaatatttgcttttttaatgttaaataaacttTATCAAAACTAACCTCTCCAAACTTTGCTCATCATTAATACTAAAGAATGCACATAAAATTACAATACATAATACTTTAATGCCATttaataatcttagttaatgCAAATTTCTACACATCCTAATTTACCTGTCCAAGTTGTATAAATTAACATAAATGTATCATGAATGAACATGAATTAACAATAAATTTATAAATTAACCTTGAATAAAAAGGTCTGCCTTTATTCAGATATTCTTAATACCAAGACTTACGTGTTTGTTTTCTATGGATTTACACATATATTAAAGTTCATGCGTTGTTTTTTAGGTTATTCCGCCAAAGGAGTGGAAGCCGCGGCGTTCCTACGAAACCATTGAAGAGATGGTCATTCCCGCTCCCATCATGCAAGTGGTGACCGGCCAATCGGGACTCTTCACACAATACAACATCCAGAAGAAGTCCATGACGGTCGGAGAATATCGCAAACTGGCTAATAGTAAAAagtatgttttgtttgatttaaacGTATACAATGGGGTTTATAAAGTTCTCTCTTTATCTGGACCTTTGTGTCAAtaacatgtcatccaagatgttcatgtctttctttcttcaggcttAAAGTAATTGTGTTTTTGgactaaaacatttcaggatttctctccatatagtggacttctatggtgccccagagtttgaacttccaaaatgcagtttaaatgcagcttcaaagggctctaaacaatccaagctaaggaaaaagggtcttatcgagcgaaacaattggttatttcccaaacaaaattactatttatatactttttaacctcaaatttttGACCTACCcgaactgtcttgaacaggaatacataGAGtccaggcagagctagacaagaccagcatttgaggttaaaaagaatcaaaatatgttttttttttttttttttaaataactgattttttcgctaggtaagaccattcttcctcggctgggattgtttagagccctttgaagctgcatttaaactgcattttggacgttcaaactcaggggcaccatagaagtccactatatggagagaaatcctgaaatgttttcctccaaaaacacaatttctttaaaactgaagaaagaaagacatgaacatcttggatgacaagtggctgagtaaatgatctgtttcagagtttctctccatataatggacttctatggtgccccagagtttgaacttccaaaatgcagtttaaatgcagcttcaaagggctctaaatgatcccagctaaggaaaaagggtcttatcgagcgaaacaattagttattttccaaacaaaattactatttatatactttttaacctcaaatttttGACCTACCcgaactgtcttgaacaggaatacataGAGtccaggcagagctagacaagaccagcatttgaggttaaaaagaatctaaatatctttttttttttttttaaataactgattttttcgctagataagaccattcttcctcggctgggattgtttagagccctttgaagctgcatttaaactgcattttggacgttcaaactctggggcaccatagaagtccactatatcctgagagaaatcctgaaatgttttcctccaaaaacacaaTTGCTTTAagcctgaagaaagaaacacatgaacatcttggatgacaagggcctgagtaaatgatctgtttCAGAGTTTCTGtctatgtagtggacttctatggtgccccagagtttgaacttccaaaatgcagtttaaatgcagcttcaaagggctctaaatgatccaagccgaggaagaagggtcttatctagcaaaactattggttattttccccaaaaaaattacaatttatatacttttagcCTCGAAGGCTCATCTTgtgtagctctgtgtgaactctgtgtattcctgttcaagacagttaacggggtcgaaaaactaccatctcatccgccaccttcaaaatcgtcctacaaggacgtttgatcttctttgcaggCTTGTGcgcaattcagaattgaattgagaatgactcctaaattccaattcaattcttgaatttgaattgaatttttgctagattaagacccttcttcctcggctagaattgtttagagccctttgaaacggcattttggacgttcaaacccaggggcaccatagaagtccactatatggagagaagactgaagaaagaaagacatgaatatcttggatgacaaggggctgagtaaattatctatttctctccatatagtggacttctatggtgcccccgagtttgaacttccaaaatgcagtttaaatgcagcttcaaagggctctaaacaatcccagctaaggaaaaagggtcttatcgagcgaaacaattggttatttcccaaacaaaattactatttatatactttttaacctcaaatttttGACCTACCcgaactgtcttgaacaggaatacacagagttcaggcagagctagacaagaccagcatttgaggttgaaaagtatatatatatatatttttttaaataactgatcattttgctagattaagacccttcttcctcgggctagaattgtttagagccctttgaagctgcatttaaactgcattttggacgttcaaacccaggggcaccatagaagtccactatatcctgagagaaatcctgaaatgttttcctccaaaaacacaatttctttaaaactgaagaaagaaagacatgaacatcttggatgacaaggggctgagtgaATGATCTGTTTCAGAGTTTCTCtctatgtagtggacttctatggtgccccagagtttgaacttccaaaatgcagtttaaatgcagcttcaaagggctctaaatgatcccagccgaggaagaagggtcttatctagcaaaactattagttattttgcaaacaaaattactatttatatactttttaacctcaaatttttGACCTACCcgaactgtcttgaacaggaatacacagagttcaggcagagctagacaagaccagcatttgaggttaaaaagtatctaatttttttttttttttttttttttaaataactgattgtttcgctagataagacccttcttcctcggctgggattatttagagccctttgaagctgcatttaaactgcattttggaagttcaaactcaggggcaccatagaagtccactatatggagagaaatcctgaaatgttttcctccaaaaacacaatttctttaaaactgaagaaagaaagacatgaacagcttggatgacaaggggctgagtaaatgatctgtttcaggatttctctccatatagtggacttctatggtgctcaagagtttgaacttccacaatgcagtttaaatgcagcttcaaagggctctaaatgatcccagccgaggtagaagggtcttatctagcgaaactattggttattttctaaagttCTGGATTTtgaaggacaattttgaagttggagaagaagaTAAGAACACTccaaactgtcttgaacaggaatacacagttcaggcagagctggacaagaccagcattagaggttaaaaagtatacaaattgctatttttttttttttttttttttttttagaaaataactcggctgggatcatttagagccctttgaaactgcatttaaactgcattttggacgttcaaactcaggggcaccatagaagtccattatatcctgagagaaatcctgaaatgttttcctccaaaaacacaatttctttaaaactgaagaaagaaagacatgaacatcttggatgacaaggggctgagtaaatgatctgtttCAGAGTTTCTCtctatgtagtggacttctatggtgccccagagtttgaacttccaaaatgcagtttaaatgcagcttcaaagggctctaaatgatcccagccgaggaagaatggtcttatctagcaaaactattggttattttccaaaaaaaaattaccattttatatacttttaacctcaaaggctcatcttgtgtagctctgcgtgaactctgtgtattcctgttcaagacagttaacggggtcgaaaaactaccatctcatccgccaccttcaaaatcgtcctacaaggacgtttgatcttctttgcaggcttgtgcacaattcagaattgaattgagaatgactcctaaattccaattcaattcttgaatttgaattgaatttttgctagattaagacccttcttcctcggctagaattgtttagagccctttgaaacggcattttggacgttcaaacccaggggcaccatagaagtccactatatggagagaagactgaagaaagaaagacatgaatatcttggatgacaaggggctgagtaaattatctatttctctccatatagtggacttctatggtgcccccaaatttgaacttccaaaatgcagtttaaatgcagcttcaaagggctctaaacaatcccagctaaggaaaAAGTCTTATCGaatgaaacaattggttattttccaaacaaaattactttttaacctcaaatttttGACCTACccaaactgtcttgaacaggaatacacagagttcaggcagagctagacaagaccagcatttgaggttaaaaagtatctaaattgtctttttttgggggaaataaccaattgtttcgctagataagacccctcttcctcagctgagattgtttatagccctttgaagctgcatttaaactgcattttggaagttcaaactcttgagcaccatagaagtccattatatggagagaaatcccaaaatgtttgcctcaaaaaacacaatttttttacgactgaagaaagaaagacatgaacgtcttggatgacaagggggtacctgtaaatttttgttctggaagtaaactcgTTTAACATTAAAATTGTTGTTCTTTGGGGGTTTGAATGTAAATTTGAGACCAAGTTTGGGAAGTTTTGCATTTTTGTACAGTCAGTTATTCTTCATTCCTTAAAGTTCTCCTTTATCTGGACCTTTGTGTCAATAATATGACTTAAATTTaagggagaagttcacttccagaactaaagtttacagataatgtagtcacccccttgtcatccaagatgttcatgtctttctttcttcagtcgtaaagaaatagttttttttttgaggaaaacatttcaggatttctctaaataaagtggacttctatggtgctcaagagtttgaacttacaaaatgcagtttaaacgcagcttcaaagggctctaaacgatcccagccgaggaagcagggtcttatttaatgaaatgatcggttattttccaaaaaaaattacaatttatatactttttaacctcaaatgctgggagttttctgacatacccaaactgtcttgaacaggaatacgcagagttcaggcagagctggacaagacgagcatttgaggttgaaaagtataaaaattgtctattttgtttttggaaaataagcaattgtttcgctagataagacccttcttcctcacctGAGattgtttagagacctttgaagctgcatttaaactgcattttggaagttcaaactctggggcaccatagaagtccactttatttagagaaatcctgaaatgtttgcctcaaaaaacacaatttctttacgactgaagaaggaaagacatgaacatcttggatgacaagggggtacctgtaaatttttgttctggaagtaaactcctTTAACATTAAAATCGTTGTTCTTTGGGGGTTTGAATGTAAATTTGAGACCAAGTTTGGGAAGTTTTGCATTTTTGTACAGTCAGTTATTCTTCATTCCTTAAAGTTCTCTCTCATCTGGACCTTTGTGTCAATAATATGACTTAAATTTaagggagaagttcacttccagaactaaagtttacagatattgtgctcaccccttgtcatccaagatgttcatgtctttctttcttcagtcgtaaagaaatagttttttttttttgaggaaaacatttcaggatttctctaaataaagtggacttcaatggtgctcaagagtttgaacttccaaaatgcagtttaaacgcagcttcaaagggctctaaacgatcccagccgaggaagcagggtcttatttaatgaaatgatcggttgttttccaaaaaaaattacagtttatatactttttaacctcaaatactgggagttttctgacataccctaactctcttgaacaggaatacacagagttcaggcagagctagacaagaccagcatttgaggttgaaaagtataaaaattgtctattttgtttttggaaaataagcaattgtttcgctagataagacccctcttcCTCACCTGTGATTgtttatagccctttgaagctgcatttaaactgcattttggaagttcaaactcttgagcaccatagaagtccattatatggagagaaatcccgaaatgttttcctcaaaaaacacaatttctttacgactgaagaaggaaagacatgaacatcttggataacaaggggctacctgtaaatttttgttctggaagtaaactcgTTTAACATTAAAACTGTTGTTCTTTGGGGGTTTGAATGTAAATTTGAGACCAAGTTTGGGAAGTTTTGCGTTTTTGCTGCACCCAGTTATTCTTCATTCCTTCAAGCTTAATTTATACTTTAACTATATATTTTCTTGACCAATCGTAGGTACTGCACACCTCAACACAAAGACTTTGACGACCTGGAAAGAAAGTACTGGAAAAACTTGACGTTTGTGTCGCCAATTTACGGCGCCGACATCAGCGGGTCCCTCTACGACCCGGTTAGTCACCCTTAATGTGATTAGTGTTTGAAACAAaatttggtctttttttaatattttacttcaGTTTAAGCaacaaaaatgtttgtttatGGTTTTAGTTGCTGTAACAACTAATGTTTAGTCATATGCATGTGTTTATGATGTTTGTTCTTTATAAGGACATTACGGAGTGGAACATCGGCCATCTGAACACACTTCTGGACATGGTGGAGCAGGAGTGTGGGATTGTCATCGAGGGCGTCAACACACCCTACCTGTACTTTGGCATGTGGAAAACCACCTTCGCTTGGCACACAGAGGACATGGATCTCTACAGCATCAACTACCTGCATTTCGGCCAACCAAAGTCCTGGTGAGCATCCTATAGTTTACTCTATATGTGTGTTTAGTTGAGTTCAAAAGATTCAGAGGAGTTTCTTGGCCGTTTTTAACACTTGAAGTAGATAAAGTGATGGAATGTGATCAGATTTTGTCCTTTCGGCAGTGTTTTACCAAATATTGACTTGCCATGTATGGGTCCTGTTAAGATAAAATGGTGCTCCATTTAGgtgttttataatttttaatattttatactttTGAATTACTTACAGTAAAGAAAAACAGCAACTCATGAcagttcaa from Garra rufa chromosome 7, GarRuf1.0, whole genome shotgun sequence includes these protein-coding regions:
- the LOC141338459 gene encoding lysine-specific demethylase 4B-like produces the protein MDPSLPPDPNPEPEPAPDVAPQPDATQDSPVQPTLDSEPQPCQEQVSGPVLEPSAEPTLNSEIKQEPSAPELTPEPPFPEPPFPEPAVAPALAPGPPPAANSSYKIMTFRPTMEEFKDFGKYVAYIETQGAHRAGLAKVIPPKEWKPRRSYETIEEMVIPAPIMQVVTGQSGLFTQYNIQKKSMTVGEYRKLANSKKYCTPQHKDFDDLERKYWKNLTFVSPIYGADISGSLYDPDITEWNIGHLNTLLDMVEQECGIVIEGVNTPYLYFGMWKTTFAWHTEDMDLYSINYLHFGQPKSW